One Mycolicibacterium crocinum DNA window includes the following coding sequences:
- a CDS encoding phage major capsid protein: protein MVYAPNKRADQDEAFLAAEVGKLVDQTVKADSVLGRVATHHGTARPSVDFPLFVNPVSTGFTGELTDLPLSNAETASVNVPAYKVTGATQASSEMLADMDPSIAALLGRSISDSVIHTLDAAFLGNEGAVEGTTQVGFDGLQSLAYSEVDTEGEFTLDHVINAVFKAQALSSKPTALVVPPSTAEAISLMKRATDSAEYLTAFQSDGSISVAGTNVPLVVTNYVDAATTGWLVCQEDLRLVVREGTQVRKTYVPQNDSWFISGIGRYGFGSLKPASTVRIWDKTPA, encoded by the coding sequence ATGGTGTACGCACCGAACAAGCGCGCTGACCAGGACGAGGCGTTCCTCGCCGCGGAGGTCGGCAAGCTGGTAGACCAGACCGTCAAGGCCGACTCCGTCCTCGGACGGGTCGCCACCCATCACGGCACCGCCCGCCCCAGCGTGGACTTCCCGCTGTTCGTCAACCCGGTCAGCACTGGCTTCACCGGCGAGCTGACAGACCTGCCGCTGAGCAATGCCGAGACCGCCTCGGTGAACGTCCCCGCATACAAGGTGACCGGCGCGACCCAGGCCAGCTCCGAGATGCTGGCCGACATGGACCCCTCGATCGCGGCTCTCCTCGGACGCTCGATCAGTGACTCGGTGATCCACACGCTGGACGCCGCGTTCCTCGGCAATGAGGGTGCTGTCGAGGGCACCACCCAGGTCGGTTTCGACGGCCTGCAGTCGCTGGCCTATTCCGAGGTCGACACCGAGGGCGAGTTCACCCTGGACCACGTCATCAACGCGGTGTTCAAGGCGCAGGCCCTCAGCTCGAAGCCGACTGCTCTGGTCGTCCCGCCGAGCACCGCTGAGGCCATCAGCCTTATGAAGCGTGCGACCGACAGCGCGGAGTACCTGACGGCGTTCCAGTCGGACGGGTCGATCTCCGTCGCGGGCACCAACGTCCCGCTGGTCGTGACGAACTACGTCGATGCGGCCACCACCGGCTGGCTCGTCTGCCAGGAGGATCTTCGCCTGGTCGTCCGCGAAGGCACCCAGGTCCGCAAGACCTACGTCCCGCAGAACGACTCGTGGTTCATCTCGGGTATCGGTCGCTACGGCTTCGGCTCGCTGAAGCCCGCTTCGACTGTCCGCATCTGGGACAAGACCCCCGCCTGA
- a CDS encoding recombinase family protein, protein MADKRPARALIVTRLSRVTDNTTSPERQLASCREVISQRGYTEAGIAEDLDVSGSVDPFDRKKRPRLAEWLHGRPGEFDVLVAYRVDRFTRSLRKLQELVHWCDDNGKTLVSATEPHFDTTTPFAGVVIALMGTVAEMELEAISERNRSAAQHNIKQGRYRGSVPPWGYQPHKDEASGDWRLVPDPAQVALVQEAARRVIAGDSLNSICHDFTRRGIKTPKGKDWNVTPMKRSLMSEAMLGRVTDASGKSVRGEDGSPIERAEPVLDREIWSEVCEALGKRAQGARPTTQGSLLTQVIFCGMPGCGKPAYRFNGGSHAQFPRYRCQTATKVHKCGNRTIRADDLCELIDSLVVGMLGDSERLEKVWEQGSDSADELAELDELLADLTDQLGTGLFKRGTPQRQRLEERIRAAAERRDELASQPSKPSGWQWVSTGEPFGPWWASQDANSRNAWLRSAGVRVEFDRENIRIDLGDLQSMLGGLAAGPTAVLAQETFEAMTKTGVAGIELLPGGHGVVHTIDGRRVEIDAADIKEN, encoded by the coding sequence GTGGCCGACAAACGACCAGCTAGAGCCCTTATCGTCACCCGCCTGAGCCGGGTGACTGACAACACGACATCTCCCGAGCGTCAGCTTGCGAGCTGCCGCGAGGTGATCAGCCAGCGCGGCTACACCGAGGCTGGCATAGCTGAAGATCTCGACGTTTCGGGCTCTGTCGACCCGTTCGACCGCAAGAAGCGTCCGCGCCTGGCCGAGTGGCTACACGGTCGCCCAGGAGAGTTCGACGTTCTGGTCGCCTACCGCGTCGACCGGTTCACGCGATCGCTTCGCAAGCTGCAGGAGCTTGTCCACTGGTGTGACGACAACGGCAAAACCCTTGTGTCGGCGACAGAGCCGCACTTCGATACCACCACCCCGTTCGCCGGGGTAGTCATCGCGCTGATGGGAACCGTGGCCGAGATGGAACTAGAAGCCATCTCGGAGCGCAATAGGAGCGCGGCCCAGCACAACATCAAGCAAGGCCGGTACCGGGGATCTGTACCGCCGTGGGGATACCAGCCGCACAAGGACGAGGCATCCGGAGACTGGCGGCTGGTGCCAGATCCGGCCCAGGTCGCCCTGGTCCAGGAAGCAGCTCGGCGGGTGATCGCCGGGGACTCTCTGAACTCGATCTGTCACGACTTCACCCGAAGGGGAATCAAGACCCCAAAGGGGAAGGACTGGAACGTAACTCCGATGAAGCGGTCACTGATGTCTGAGGCCATGCTCGGTCGCGTCACCGATGCCAGCGGCAAGTCGGTACGCGGTGAAGATGGCTCCCCGATAGAGCGGGCCGAGCCTGTGCTCGACCGCGAGATCTGGTCAGAGGTATGCGAGGCACTTGGTAAGCGTGCCCAGGGCGCACGCCCCACGACCCAAGGCAGTCTGCTGACTCAGGTGATCTTCTGCGGGATGCCGGGTTGCGGCAAGCCCGCCTACCGGTTCAACGGAGGCAGCCACGCCCAGTTCCCTCGGTACCGGTGCCAGACCGCTACCAAGGTCCACAAGTGCGGCAACCGCACGATCAGAGCTGATGATTTGTGCGAGCTGATCGACAGCCTCGTTGTCGGGATGCTCGGTGACTCCGAACGGCTCGAAAAGGTTTGGGAGCAGGGGTCAGACAGCGCGGATGAGCTAGCGGAGCTGGACGAGCTTCTCGCTGATCTGACTGACCAGCTCGGTACCGGACTGTTCAAGCGAGGCACCCCGCAACGTCAGCGGCTGGAGGAACGCATACGAGCGGCAGCCGAACGCCGCGACGAGCTTGCTTCTCAGCCGTCGAAACCGTCTGGCTGGCAATGGGTGTCGACCGGTGAACCGTTCGGCCCGTGGTGGGCCTCTCAGGACGCGAACTCACGGAACGCATGGCTGCGATCAGCCGGTGTCCGCGTCGAGTTCGACCGGGAGAACATCCGAATAGACCTTGGTGACCTCCAGTCGATGCTCGGAGGGCTGGCAGCCGGTCCCACGGCTGTCTTAGCCCAGGAGACTTTCGAGGCAATGACCAAAACAGGGGTAGCCGGGATTGAGCTACTGCCGGGAGGTCACGGCGTTGTCCACACCATAGACGGACGGCGTGTCGAGATCGATGCTGCCGACATCAAGGAGAACTGA
- a CDS encoding SRPBCC family protein, which translates to MFEFTEAVDVAASAAQTWDALKDIDGWWIDSNPEHQVLEHLDDRAVTEVGATLRIREKIGGIPGEAVGTITAVEPGRAVSWEADARYRWIGISIPVREGVTWQVEPRGTDGCTLSATVWAQFPGTGLGRAASFAFRRLLGGIEKDRTHARVELLYLKKAIEAGPV; encoded by the coding sequence ATGTTTGAATTCACCGAAGCGGTCGACGTTGCGGCGTCGGCAGCACAGACATGGGATGCCCTGAAGGACATCGACGGCTGGTGGATCGATTCCAATCCAGAGCACCAAGTTCTCGAACATCTTGATGACCGGGCAGTAACCGAAGTTGGTGCGACACTACGCATTCGCGAAAAAATCGGCGGCATCCCCGGCGAGGCCGTCGGAACAATCACCGCGGTCGAGCCAGGGAGAGCAGTGAGCTGGGAAGCTGACGCCCGATACCGATGGATCGGCATCTCGATACCCGTCCGAGAAGGCGTCACCTGGCAAGTCGAGCCGCGCGGGACTGACGGGTGCACGCTGAGCGCGACGGTATGGGCTCAATTTCCCGGAACCGGCCTTGGCCGCGCGGCCTCCTTCGCCTTCAGGCGACTGCTCGGCGGAATTGAGAAGGATCGTACCCACGCGCGTGTCGAGCTGCTGTATCTCAAGAAGGCAATAGAAGCTGGACCGGTCTGA
- a CDS encoding OsmC family protein, protein MPTTTIVNGLDVNQLAGTVDAVTATPALARFQFRAHHEWFDGTYSRTTIRDFYGVGHEDTSRTVSFSIDADEPPVLLGENRAPNASEYVLHALAACLTGTIVLHAAAHGIALKGLEATIHGDLDAQGVLGISQSVRPGYERINATITVTGDFDDDQLAELDSFIRYSPVRDLITNPVPLAIDLARA, encoded by the coding sequence ATGCCTACAACGACCATCGTCAATGGCCTCGACGTCAACCAACTCGCTGGAACGGTGGACGCCGTAACCGCCACCCCGGCCCTGGCACGGTTTCAGTTCCGCGCACACCACGAGTGGTTTGACGGCACCTACAGCCGCACGACGATCAGGGACTTCTACGGCGTAGGCCACGAAGACACCTCCCGCACCGTGTCGTTCTCGATCGATGCCGACGAGCCGCCGGTGTTGCTCGGCGAGAACCGGGCGCCCAACGCCAGTGAGTATGTCCTGCACGCGCTTGCAGCTTGCCTCACCGGCACAATCGTTCTCCACGCCGCGGCCCACGGGATAGCGCTGAAGGGTCTGGAAGCCACCATCCACGGGGATCTGGATGCGCAGGGCGTTCTCGGTATCAGCCAGAGCGTGCGCCCTGGATACGAACGGATCAACGCCACCATCACGGTCACGGGTGACTTCGATGACGACCAGCTCGCCGAACTCGACAGCTTCATCCGCTACTCGCCGGTCCGCGACTTGATCACCAACCCGGTCCCGCTCGCGATCGACCTGGCCCGGGCCTGA
- a CDS encoding TetR/AcrR family transcriptional regulator yields the protein MAADTNPQDRVPRRSRTDGERTRSAILRTAASLATVDGLEGLSIGNLAAATGISKSGLYAHFGSKQELQLATVDEAERILDAEVVQPALAAQPGLAQLVAVCEEFLDYLRRRVFPGGCFFAAAALEMGTRAGPVKERIAAFQNEFVTLLRDIAGTAVEQHELPASEDPDQLAFELYGTLLAADARFVLHEDPAVLDLARQIVRRRLGLVDSSRHTERG from the coding sequence ATGGCGGCTGACACCAACCCGCAGGATCGTGTTCCGCGACGGTCGCGCACCGACGGCGAACGAACCCGCAGCGCGATCCTGCGTACTGCCGCCTCGCTGGCTACGGTCGACGGACTGGAGGGCCTGTCCATCGGGAATTTGGCCGCCGCGACGGGCATCAGTAAAAGCGGGCTGTACGCCCACTTCGGAAGCAAACAGGAACTCCAACTCGCGACCGTGGACGAAGCGGAACGGATCCTTGACGCCGAAGTCGTTCAGCCAGCGCTCGCTGCCCAACCCGGCCTGGCCCAGCTGGTGGCGGTGTGCGAAGAATTTCTCGACTACTTGCGGCGACGCGTCTTCCCGGGCGGCTGCTTCTTCGCTGCCGCGGCACTGGAGATGGGCACCCGCGCAGGTCCAGTGAAAGAACGGATCGCCGCCTTTCAAAACGAATTCGTGACGCTGCTCCGCGACATTGCGGGCACCGCGGTTGAGCAGCACGAGCTTCCCGCTTCGGAGGACCCCGACCAGCTCGCATTTGAGTTGTACGGGACGCTGCTAGCCGCCGACGCGAGATTCGTTCTGCACGAAGACCCGGCAGTGCTGGACCTGGCCCGCCAGATCGTCCGCCGGCGGCTGGGACTGGTCGACAGTTCACGCCACACCGAGCGCGGGTGA
- a CDS encoding adenylate/guanylate cyclase domain-containing protein: MERIWQWAWDRYKSRYSWAAWLLTFLLAYPVYVAWSLSIVAFEKSDRYLAAAAVTVVVVLAYLFTVVIPGGKDPRIIERWAAGEDVDREAALRATYDYGRKLIVRGLSFTFPWVAVQFIVVGMIVGASGSRLIQYAVIGAIAGTAGQLITNHSYVESTLRPARAAIVSDTEIGDYLPRPRPDFGTWTNAAMLGVGFAFAVVGAILGSVLDVAAHGPILAMLIGGVLVLVVGPSLWAAYSPLLQPIRDLAAGTERVAAGDFSQRLPVVQDDDLGALSASFNRMQAGLIERRRLQAAFGTYVDPVLAARLLEQGDDIFTGERREVTVMFIDIRDFTPFAEANTAEDTVARLNALFEIVVPAVFDAGGHINKFLGDGAMVVFGAPNDLHDHADAAVAAAVLIHRLVAERFGGELRIGIGINTGKVIAGTIGAGSHLEFTLIGDTTNVAARVEQLTKTTGDAILLTQQTVDACVSRPPGLADRGAHALKGKSAPMNVFGLDPASTGIVGIGSGAGPVH, translated from the coding sequence ATGGAACGCATCTGGCAGTGGGCCTGGGATCGGTACAAGTCCAGGTATTCGTGGGCTGCATGGCTGCTCACGTTCCTCCTGGCGTACCCGGTTTATGTCGCCTGGTCGTTGAGCATCGTCGCGTTCGAGAAGTCTGATCGCTACCTTGCGGCCGCCGCGGTGACCGTGGTCGTCGTGCTCGCATACTTGTTCACGGTGGTGATTCCCGGTGGTAAGGACCCCCGCATCATTGAGCGTTGGGCCGCCGGCGAAGACGTTGACCGAGAGGCCGCACTGCGTGCCACCTACGACTATGGCCGCAAACTGATCGTCCGAGGACTGTCTTTCACCTTTCCCTGGGTGGCAGTGCAATTCATCGTTGTCGGCATGATCGTCGGAGCCAGCGGGTCGCGGCTCATTCAATATGCGGTCATAGGTGCCATTGCCGGGACGGCCGGCCAGCTGATCACCAATCACAGCTACGTCGAATCGACCCTGCGGCCTGCCCGGGCTGCGATCGTCTCGGACACCGAGATCGGCGATTACCTCCCGCGGCCTCGTCCCGATTTCGGCACCTGGACCAATGCAGCCATGCTCGGGGTGGGGTTCGCGTTCGCCGTTGTGGGAGCCATTCTCGGATCAGTGTTGGACGTGGCGGCACACGGCCCTATCCTCGCAATGCTCATCGGTGGCGTGCTGGTACTGGTTGTCGGTCCGTCGCTGTGGGCTGCGTATTCGCCACTGCTGCAACCCATCCGGGATCTCGCCGCTGGAACTGAGCGAGTTGCCGCCGGCGACTTCAGCCAACGACTGCCGGTCGTCCAGGACGACGACCTCGGTGCACTCTCGGCGTCGTTCAACCGGATGCAGGCCGGTTTGATCGAGCGGCGACGACTTCAGGCGGCGTTCGGAACATACGTCGACCCCGTCTTGGCGGCTCGGCTGCTCGAGCAGGGTGACGACATCTTCACCGGCGAACGTCGCGAGGTGACCGTGATGTTCATCGACATTCGTGATTTCACCCCCTTCGCCGAGGCCAATACCGCCGAAGACACCGTCGCCCGGCTCAATGCCCTGTTCGAGATCGTGGTTCCGGCCGTGTTCGACGCCGGCGGGCACATCAACAAGTTCCTCGGTGATGGCGCGATGGTGGTGTTCGGTGCGCCCAACGATCTGCACGATCACGCCGACGCCGCGGTGGCCGCGGCCGTGCTGATTCACCGCCTCGTCGCCGAGCGCTTCGGCGGTGAGCTTCGCATCGGCATCGGGATCAACACCGGCAAGGTCATCGCCGGAACCATCGGCGCCGGGAGCCATCTCGAATTCACCCTGATCGGCGATACCACGAATGTCGCCGCGCGCGTTGAGCAGCTCACCAAGACCACCGGGGACGCAATCCTTCTCACCCAGCAGACCGTCGACGCCTGCGTCTCTCGGCCGCCGGGACTTGCCGACCGAGGTGCCCACGCATTGAAGGGCAAATCGGCGCCCATGAATGTCTTCGGTCTCGATCCGGCGAGCACCGGAATTGTTGGGATCGGTAGCGGCGCCGGGCCCGTGCACTGA
- a CDS encoding OsmC family protein encodes MTADTSDGHAASTEGIVTVTETGTGTYTQRITAGPHQLFADEPLPIGDDEGPTPYDLLLAGLGACTSMTVRMYANKKGWPLERVEVSLRHKRIHAEDCAECETKKGWISHIDRTITLVGDLDDGQRERLLAIAERCPVHQTLTSEVDIATSLAV; translated from the coding sequence ATGACGGCAGACACCTCCGACGGTCACGCGGCGTCGACCGAAGGCATTGTGACCGTGACCGAGACCGGCACGGGGACCTACACACAACGAATCACCGCCGGGCCGCATCAGTTGTTCGCGGACGAACCTCTGCCGATCGGCGACGACGAGGGGCCGACGCCCTACGACCTGCTGCTGGCCGGCCTTGGGGCGTGCACCTCGATGACGGTGCGGATGTACGCGAACAAGAAGGGCTGGCCGCTTGAGCGGGTCGAGGTGAGCCTGCGGCACAAGCGGATTCACGCCGAAGACTGTGCAGAATGTGAAACCAAGAAGGGGTGGATCAGCCACATCGATCGGACCATCACCCTGGTCGGGGACCTCGACGACGGCCAACGCGAACGGCTGCTCGCGATCGCCGAGCGGTGCCCGGTGCATCAGACGCTCACCTCCGAGGTCGACATCGCGACGTCGCTCGCGGTCTAG
- a CDS encoding excalibur calcium-binding domain-containing protein, with the protein MTRAISVLAASVFGVIAIGVAAPANAQPTVPFKNCTAAKAAGYCDIPTDSPLYTPSQDRDRDGVACEC; encoded by the coding sequence ATGACTAGAGCTATCTCTGTGCTCGCCGCGTCCGTTTTCGGCGTCATCGCCATCGGAGTCGCCGCTCCTGCGAATGCTCAACCGACGGTGCCGTTCAAGAACTGCACGGCAGCCAAAGCGGCAGGCTACTGCGACATCCCGACCGACAGCCCGCTGTACACCCCGAGCCAGGATCGCGACCGCGACGGGGTCGCGTGCGAGTGCTGA
- a CDS encoding TetR/AcrR family transcriptional regulator, with protein MVAKIVSTTAMLLHRHAPEEITTNLIAEKAGISKGSIYQYFENKDQMINAAVEQLAAEQAPAIEEMLRANTLERPESAMESAIDILIDFTIANRRLIRYLNERPEHVRTFESVSGLNATLLAMTRLHMTHYRSHYRDELSTSALAWLFFNMAVATTMRYIESDDPISLDELRAGLKFASAGLLVGGRD; from the coding sequence ATGGTCGCAAAAATTGTCTCCACCACGGCGATGCTGCTGCACCGGCACGCGCCGGAGGAGATCACCACCAACCTGATCGCGGAGAAAGCCGGCATCTCCAAGGGGTCGATCTACCAATACTTCGAAAACAAGGATCAGATGATCAACGCCGCAGTCGAGCAGCTCGCCGCCGAGCAGGCCCCCGCGATCGAGGAGATGCTGAGGGCGAACACCCTGGAGCGGCCGGAGTCGGCGATGGAGTCGGCGATCGACATTCTCATCGACTTCACGATCGCCAACCGTCGGCTGATCCGCTATCTCAACGAACGTCCTGAGCACGTCCGGACTTTCGAGAGCGTCTCCGGGCTCAACGCCACCCTGCTGGCGATGACCAGACTGCACATGACGCACTACCGAAGCCACTATCGCGACGAGCTGAGCACCAGCGCCTTGGCGTGGTTGTTCTTCAACATGGCCGTCGCAACAACCATGCGCTACATCGAATCTGACGATCCCATTTCACTGGACGAGCTGCGGGCCGGGCTGAAGTTCGCCTCAGCCGGCCTGCTGGTCGGCGGTCGCGACTAG
- a CDS encoding oxygenase MpaB family protein — MTATPDLDVHQELADSGPIELVPPDSLTAEHTGHWTFLILEGAAFMMQAMHPVIAEVTGKYSAAFHGDPGGRAIRSVDSVLRWTYGGAEAAAEGDRVRDLHKPITMKSAETGKQISALNPEAYQWVIATGYIVNAQAGRLMIGREFTDAEKDELLRDNRRLARLLHVPMRGYSETQQEMADYYEAMIDTLQGTPQALSLIEDLKNGKVEVPPSTPKPVAAAVRTALKPALRLNYLSIVGLLDPRLREKLGVTWSDQEERQLTRRYTAIRTAYRVLPERLTYFPLAYHARKHHKCLEKMKQRQQKSFAYNLPK, encoded by the coding sequence ATGACCGCGACACCGGACCTTGACGTCCACCAGGAGCTCGCCGACTCTGGGCCGATCGAACTCGTACCGCCGGACTCGCTGACCGCCGAGCACACCGGGCACTGGACGTTCCTCATCCTCGAGGGCGCGGCATTCATGATGCAGGCCATGCACCCCGTCATCGCCGAGGTCACCGGAAAGTACTCCGCAGCCTTCCACGGCGACCCGGGCGGCCGTGCGATCCGCTCCGTCGACTCCGTGCTGCGCTGGACCTACGGGGGAGCCGAAGCCGCCGCCGAAGGCGACCGGGTTCGTGATCTGCACAAGCCGATCACGATGAAGAGCGCCGAAACCGGCAAGCAGATCAGCGCGTTGAACCCGGAGGCCTATCAATGGGTCATCGCCACCGGATACATCGTCAACGCACAAGCCGGACGGCTGATGATCGGCCGGGAGTTCACCGACGCGGAAAAGGATGAGCTGCTGCGGGATAACCGCCGTCTGGCTCGGCTGCTCCACGTGCCCATGCGTGGTTATTCCGAGACGCAACAGGAGATGGCCGACTACTACGAGGCGATGATCGACACACTGCAGGGCACGCCGCAGGCCCTGTCGTTGATCGAAGACCTGAAGAACGGCAAGGTTGAGGTGCCGCCGTCGACGCCGAAGCCGGTAGCCGCCGCGGTGCGCACCGCGCTCAAGCCCGCGCTGCGGCTGAACTACCTCTCGATCGTCGGACTGCTGGATCCTCGGCTGCGGGAGAAACTCGGTGTCACCTGGAGCGACCAGGAGGAGCGGCAGCTCACCCGCAGGTACACCGCGATCCGGACCGCCTACCGGGTGCTGCCCGAACGACTGACCTACTTCCCGTTGGCGTACCACGCGCGCAAGCACCACAAGTGCCTCGAGAAAATGAAGCAGCGCCAACAGAAGTCATTCGCCTACAACCTGCCGAAGTAG
- a CDS encoding cyanamide hydratase, producing MFPSTPAATAAVSAATRFYTPALFNHCARSYVWGMKYAAAHDITFDDELYFVAAMLHDLALTAPFDSHRIAFEEAGGDLAWLFGVAAGWPVDRAARAEEIIVLHMRDDVAADVDPESHLLQVATAWDVAGRRPDEFASEVRAQVLEQYPRLGFGEEFLACFEDQARRKPDGAAAAAVASNGAARIRANPLDQ from the coding sequence ATGTTCCCCTCGACACCAGCGGCCACGGCCGCAGTTTCTGCGGCGACGCGCTTCTACACGCCGGCGTTGTTCAACCACTGCGCGCGTTCGTATGTGTGGGGCATGAAATACGCAGCCGCACATGACATCACCTTCGACGACGAGCTGTATTTCGTAGCGGCCATGCTGCACGACCTTGCGCTCACGGCCCCCTTCGACAGTCACCGAATCGCCTTTGAGGAAGCCGGCGGCGACCTCGCCTGGCTGTTCGGAGTGGCGGCCGGGTGGCCAGTCGATCGGGCGGCCCGGGCAGAGGAGATCATCGTGCTGCACATGCGCGACGACGTCGCCGCCGACGTCGATCCCGAGTCTCACCTGTTGCAGGTGGCGACCGCGTGGGACGTCGCCGGGCGGAGGCCGGACGAGTTCGCCTCAGAGGTGCGAGCCCAGGTACTCGAGCAGTATCCGAGGCTCGGCTTCGGCGAAGAGTTCCTGGCCTGCTTCGAAGACCAAGCTCGACGCAAGCCGGACGGCGCCGCGGCAGCCGCCGTCGCGAGCAATGGTGCAGCGCGAATCAGGGCGAATCCGCTCGACCAGTAG
- a CDS encoding zinc-binding dehydrogenase — protein sequence MRATVMYEAGDVRVEEVPDPVLKDPTDAIVRVTRACICGSDLWPYQSMPHKDGGRRMGHEFIGIVEDVGTDVSGLQRGDLVVAPFVWADNTCDFCREGLQTSCRHGGGWGARGVDAGQGEAVRVPQAQGTLVKLPVAEDSALMPSLLTLSDVFCTGHHGVVTARVRQGSSVTVIGDGAVGLCAVLAAKRLGAEQIILNGRHTDRTDLGRDFGATDVVAERGDEAVEKIRELTGGDGTHAVIECVGTEQALVTALGAVRAGGAVSRLGVAQYRQGPMGFDMMMRNITLTGGAAPARAYIEELMPDILDGAIEPGRVFDRTIGLDETPDGYRAMADREALKVLIQP from the coding sequence ATGCGAGCAACCGTGATGTACGAAGCCGGCGACGTGCGCGTCGAAGAGGTTCCCGACCCCGTCCTCAAAGACCCCACCGACGCGATCGTGCGCGTCACCCGCGCGTGCATCTGCGGCAGCGACCTGTGGCCGTACCAGTCCATGCCGCACAAGGACGGCGGCCGCCGGATGGGGCACGAGTTCATCGGCATCGTCGAGGACGTCGGCACCGACGTGAGCGGCTTGCAGCGCGGAGATCTCGTCGTCGCGCCGTTCGTGTGGGCCGACAACACCTGCGACTTCTGCCGCGAGGGTCTCCAGACCTCATGCCGCCACGGCGGCGGCTGGGGAGCCCGCGGGGTCGACGCGGGCCAGGGCGAAGCCGTCCGCGTGCCCCAGGCGCAGGGCACGCTGGTGAAGCTGCCGGTCGCCGAGGACTCGGCCCTGATGCCATCGCTGCTGACCCTGTCCGACGTCTTCTGCACCGGCCACCACGGGGTGGTGACCGCCCGGGTACGGCAGGGGTCGTCCGTGACCGTCATCGGCGACGGTGCCGTCGGCTTGTGCGCGGTGCTGGCCGCCAAGCGCCTCGGCGCCGAGCAGATCATCCTCAATGGCCGCCACACCGACCGAACCGATCTGGGTCGCGATTTCGGTGCGACTGACGTGGTCGCCGAACGCGGCGACGAAGCCGTCGAGAAGATTCGCGAACTGACCGGCGGCGACGGCACCCATGCGGTCATCGAATGTGTCGGGACGGAACAGGCGTTGGTCACGGCTCTCGGTGCTGTCCGCGCCGGCGGCGCGGTCAGCCGGCTTGGGGTGGCCCAATACCGCCAGGGGCCAATGGGATTCGACATGATGATGCGCAATATCACCCTCACCGGTGGTGCCGCGCCGGCCCGCGCCTACATCGAGGAACTCATGCCGGACATCCTTGACGGTGCCATCGAACCGGGCCGGGTCTTCGACCGCACCATCGGCCTCGACGAGACGCCTGACGGCTACCGCGCGATGGCCGACCGTGAAGCCCTGAAGGTGCTGATCCAGCCCTAG
- a CDS encoding class I SAM-dependent methyltransferase — translation MSFVVPPEDYARFMGRYAEPLASVFAAFAGVGSSDRVLDVGCGTGALTAHLHSAGADVTGIDPSPPFVAALAERLPDIDVRLGVAEELPYESASFDAALAQLVVHFMPDPVAGIREMARVTRPGGVVAACVWDGATGALAPFWDAVHTIDPDAQDEAFQSGASAGHLTELFGDAGLSDVREESISVRVLHATFDEWWHPYTFGVGPAGEYVRRLEPDALTRLESAARERLGDGPFPVTATAWAARGTSA, via the coding sequence GTGAGTTTTGTGGTCCCGCCCGAGGACTACGCCCGGTTCATGGGCCGTTACGCCGAACCGCTGGCGTCGGTCTTCGCGGCGTTCGCCGGGGTCGGTTCCAGCGACAGGGTCCTCGACGTGGGGTGCGGGACTGGCGCGCTCACCGCACATCTGCACTCGGCTGGGGCCGACGTCACCGGGATCGACCCGTCGCCACCGTTTGTCGCCGCACTCGCAGAGCGGCTGCCGGACATCGACGTGCGTCTGGGAGTCGCGGAGGAGTTGCCGTATGAGTCGGCATCGTTCGACGCGGCGCTGGCACAGCTGGTGGTGCACTTCATGCCCGATCCCGTGGCCGGCATCCGCGAGATGGCCCGCGTGACACGCCCCGGAGGCGTCGTTGCGGCTTGCGTGTGGGACGGCGCGACCGGCGCTCTCGCGCCGTTTTGGGATGCGGTGCACACGATCGACCCGGACGCTCAGGACGAAGCGTTCCAGTCCGGGGCATCTGCAGGGCACCTCACCGAACTGTTCGGCGACGCCGGATTGAGCGACGTACGTGAGGAATCCATCTCCGTGCGAGTCCTGCACGCGACGTTCGACGAGTGGTGGCACCCATACACTTTCGGCGTCGGCCCCGCCGGCGAATACGTGCGGCGACTCGAGCCCGACGCCCTCACCCGTCTCGAGTCGGCGGCTCGCGAACGCCTGGGCGATGGCCCGTTCCCGGTCACCGCGACCGCGTGGGCCGCTCGCGGTACATCAGCCTAG